In Pseudomonas lalkuanensis, the following are encoded in one genomic region:
- a CDS encoding acylphosphatase, whose product MARICLHGYVSGKVQGVYYRQSTQEQADRLELDGWVRNLADGRVEVLLEGEEDAVRELAGWLEQGPAEAKVTGVELQEQPLQGITGFIVRR is encoded by the coding sequence ATGGCGAGAATCTGTCTGCACGGCTACGTGAGCGGCAAGGTCCAGGGTGTCTATTACCGCCAGTCGACCCAGGAACAGGCCGACCGCCTGGAGCTGGATGGCTGGGTGCGCAATCTGGCTGATGGCCGGGTCGAGGTGCTTCTGGAGGGAGAGGAAGACGCGGTGCGCGAATTGGCCGGCTGGCTGGAGCAGGGGCCTGCCGAGGCAAAGGTGACCGGCGTCGAGCTTCAGGAGCAACCGCTGCAGGGCATTACCGGCTTCATCGTGCGGCGCTGA
- the arsC gene encoding arsenate reductase (glutaredoxin) (This arsenate reductase requires both glutathione and glutaredoxin to convert arsenate to arsenite, after which the efflux transporter formed by ArsA and ArsB can extrude the arsenite from the cell, providing resistance.): protein MTELTLYHNPRCSKSRGALELLEARGLAPTIVRYLETPPGADQLRDLLAKLGLTARQLLRTGEDEYKALGLDDTSLSEEQLIAAMTAHPKLIERPILIAGDKAVVGRPPEKVLEILP, encoded by the coding sequence ATGACTGAACTGACCCTCTACCACAACCCGCGCTGCTCCAAGTCCCGTGGTGCCCTGGAACTGCTGGAAGCCCGCGGCCTGGCCCCGACCATCGTGCGCTACCTGGAAACCCCTCCCGGCGCCGACCAATTGCGGGACCTGCTGGCCAAGCTGGGGCTGACCGCTCGCCAGCTGCTGCGCACCGGTGAAGACGAGTACAAGGCCCTTGGCCTGGACGACACCAGCCTCTCGGAAGAACAGCTGATCGCCGCCATGACCGCCCACCCCAAGCTGATCGAACGTCCCATCCTGATCGCCGGCGACAAGGCCGTCGTGGGTCGTCCGCCGGAGAAGGTGCTGGAGATCCTGCCTTGA
- the wrbA gene encoding NAD(P)H:quinone oxidoreductase → MSAPYILVLYYSRHGATAEMARQIARGIELTGLEARLRTVPAVSTECEAVAPDIPADGALYATLDDLRHCAGLVMGSPTRFGNMAAPLKYFLDGTSSLWLTGELVGKPAAVFTSTASLHGGQETTLLSMLLPLMHHGMLVTGLPYSEPALLETRGGGTPYGASHHAGADGKRPLDEHEIALCRALGQRLAQTAQRLEAPRG, encoded by the coding sequence TTGAGCGCGCCCTACATCCTGGTTCTCTACTACAGCCGCCACGGCGCCACCGCTGAGATGGCCCGGCAGATCGCCCGTGGCATCGAGCTGACCGGCCTGGAGGCGCGCCTGCGGACCGTGCCGGCGGTGTCGACCGAATGCGAAGCGGTCGCCCCGGACATCCCCGCCGATGGTGCCCTCTACGCCACCCTGGACGACCTGCGCCATTGCGCCGGCCTGGTCATGGGCAGCCCCACCCGCTTCGGCAACATGGCCGCGCCCCTGAAGTACTTCCTCGACGGCACCAGCAGCCTCTGGCTCACCGGCGAGCTGGTGGGCAAGCCAGCCGCGGTATTCACCTCCACCGCCAGCCTGCATGGCGGCCAGGAAACTACCTTGCTGTCGATGCTGCTGCCATTGATGCACCACGGCATGCTGGTCACCGGCCTGCCCTATAGCGAACCGGCACTGCTGGAAACCCGCGGCGGCGGCACGCCCTATGGCGCCAGCCACCATGCCGGAGCCGATGGCAAGCGTCCCCTGGACGAACACGAGATCGCCCTGTGCCGCGCCCTGGGCCAACGCCTGGCGCAAACCGCCCAACGCCTGGAGGCTCCGCGTGGCTAA
- a CDS encoding virulence factor BrkB family protein, with translation MRQRLTDIVEFWRFLLQRFIADRGTNSAAALTYTSLFAVVPMMTVTFTMLSAIPAFQGTGEQIQSFIFHNFVPSTGETLQEYLRGFTVQARHLTWVGVGLLVVTAFMMLVTIEKAFNTIWRVRQPRRGVSSFLLYWAILSLGPLLLGAGFAVSTYITSLSLISGPDALIGAKTLLSVTPLLSSIAAFTLIYAAVPNARVPVRHALAGGVFTALLFEAAKALFGLYVSFFPGYQLIYGAFATVPLFLLWIYLSWVIVLFGAELVCNLSTPWHWRRRALPRLLVLLGILRVFHDRQMRGMPVRHLDVQRAGWHLPEDEWLEMLELLESQHLVCRASGGSWVLCRDLSGYSFHQLLVHVPWPLPRLGQLPEHLDEAWYPPLRKALELLQEEQQALFGGSLAQWLKPGND, from the coding sequence ATGCGCCAACGCCTCACCGACATCGTCGAATTCTGGCGCTTCCTGCTGCAGCGGTTCATTGCCGATCGCGGCACCAACAGCGCTGCGGCCCTGACCTATACCAGCCTGTTCGCCGTGGTGCCGATGATGACGGTGACCTTCACCATGCTCTCGGCCATACCCGCTTTCCAGGGCACGGGCGAGCAGATCCAGAGCTTCATCTTCCACAACTTCGTCCCGTCCACCGGGGAAACCCTGCAGGAGTACCTGCGTGGCTTCACAGTGCAGGCGCGGCACCTGACCTGGGTCGGTGTCGGTCTTCTGGTGGTGACCGCCTTCATGATGCTGGTGACCATCGAAAAGGCCTTCAACACCATCTGGCGGGTGCGTCAGCCGCGCCGGGGCGTGTCGAGCTTCCTGCTCTACTGGGCGATCCTCAGTCTTGGTCCATTGCTCTTGGGCGCCGGCTTCGCCGTCAGCACCTACATCACCTCGCTGTCGCTGATTTCCGGCCCGGATGCGCTGATCGGCGCCAAGACCCTGCTCAGCGTCACGCCGCTGCTGTCCAGCATCGCAGCCTTCACCCTGATCTATGCGGCAGTGCCCAATGCCCGGGTGCCGGTGCGCCATGCCTTGGCGGGGGGCGTCTTCACCGCGTTGCTGTTCGAGGCGGCCAAGGCGCTGTTCGGCCTCTATGTCAGCTTCTTCCCCGGCTACCAGCTGATCTATGGCGCCTTCGCGACGGTGCCGCTGTTCCTGCTGTGGATCTACCTGTCCTGGGTGATCGTTCTGTTCGGCGCCGAACTGGTGTGCAACCTTTCCACGCCCTGGCACTGGCGTCGCCGCGCGCTTCCCCGCCTGCTGGTGCTGCTGGGCATCCTGCGGGTGTTCCACGACCGCCAGATGCGCGGCATGCCGGTGCGCCACCTGGACGTGCAGCGTGCCGGCTGGCACCTGCCGGAGGATGAATGGCTGGAGATGCTGGAGCTGTTGGAAAGCCAGCACCTGGTGTGCCGGGCCAGCGGAGGTTCCTGGGTGCTCTGCCGCGATCTGAGCGGCTACAGTTTCCATCAGTTGCTCGTCCATGTGCCCTGGCCCCTGCCAAGGCTGGGGCAGTTGCCCGAGCATCTGGATGAAGCGTGGTATCCGCCCCTGCGCAAGGCGCTGGAGTTGCTCCAGGAAGAGCAGCAGGCCTTGTTCGGTGGCAGCCTGGCGCAATGGCTCAAGCCGGGGAACGACTGA
- a CDS encoding TlpA disulfide reductase family protein: MGSRLQAVIGVFALMGAGLLLASCSDDVGVDQHGQKVTVERLEGQWLVINYWAEWCAPCRTEIPELNAFAEQQKDKGVKVLGVNFDGLQGDELGQATQKMGIRFTVLAEDPSKRYDLPRSEALPVTYIIDAQGKLRERLMGEQTATGLAARLEELRKGG; encoded by the coding sequence ATGGGATCGCGACTCCAGGCTGTAATAGGGGTGTTCGCTCTGATGGGCGCCGGCCTGCTCCTGGCCAGTTGCTCGGACGACGTGGGCGTCGATCAGCATGGGCAGAAGGTAACGGTTGAACGCCTCGAAGGCCAGTGGCTCGTCATCAATTACTGGGCCGAATGGTGCGCGCCCTGCCGTACGGAAATTCCCGAACTCAACGCCTTCGCAGAGCAACAGAAGGACAAGGGCGTGAAAGTTCTGGGCGTCAATTTCGACGGGCTGCAGGGGGACGAGCTTGGCCAGGCCACGCAGAAGATGGGCATCCGCTTCACCGTACTGGCGGAGGACCCGTCCAAGCGATACGACCTGCCCCGGAGCGAGGCTTTGCCAGTCACCTACATCATCGATGCCCAGGGGAAATTGCGGGAGCGCCTGATGGGGGAGCAAACCGCCACCGGCCTTGCCGCCCGCCTCGAAGAATTGCGCAAGGGAGGCTAG
- the hda gene encoding DnaA regulatory inactivator Hda, with protein MTPIQLPLSVRLRDDATFANFYPGANAAALGYVERLCEPDAGWTESLIYLWGGEGAGRSHLLQAACLRFEQRDEQAIYLPMDELVHYGPEVFDNLEQCELVCLDDLHALAGRPEWEEGLFHLFNRLRDAGRKLLLSASKSPRELGVKLPDLKSRLTLALVFQLHALSDEDKLRALQLRASRRGLHLTDEVGRFILTRGPRSMNLLFDLLDILDQASLQAQRKLTIPFLKEIFGW; from the coding sequence ATGACACCGATCCAGCTTCCCCTGAGTGTGCGTCTGCGTGACGACGCCACCTTCGCCAACTTCTATCCCGGCGCCAATGCCGCGGCCCTCGGCTATGTCGAGCGCCTGTGCGAGCCCGACGCCGGCTGGACCGAGAGCCTGATCTACCTCTGGGGCGGCGAGGGGGCGGGACGCAGCCACCTGCTCCAGGCCGCTTGCCTGCGTTTCGAGCAGCGCGACGAGCAGGCCATCTACCTGCCCATGGACGAACTGGTGCACTACGGTCCGGAAGTCTTCGACAACCTGGAGCAGTGCGAGCTGGTGTGCCTGGACGACCTGCATGCCCTGGCCGGGCGTCCGGAGTGGGAAGAGGGGCTGTTCCACCTGTTCAACCGCCTGCGCGATGCCGGCCGCAAGCTGCTGCTGTCGGCCAGCAAGTCGCCTCGCGAACTGGGCGTGAAACTGCCGGACCTGAAATCGCGCCTGACCCTGGCGTTGGTGTTCCAGCTGCATGCGCTGTCCGACGAGGACAAGCTCCGTGCCCTGCAACTGCGCGCTTCGCGTCGTGGCCTGCACCTGACCGACGAAGTGGGGCGCTTCATCCTCACCCGTGGTCCGCGCAGCATGAACCTGCTGTTCGACCTGCTGGACATCCTCGATCAGGCCTCGCTCCAGGCCCAACGCAAGCTGACCATTCCGTTCCTCAAGGAAATTTTCGGCTGGTAG
- a CDS encoding OprD family porin, protein MQVMKWSALALAVTAGSMQLAFASAQEESKGFVEDSNLTLLNKNFFFYRDFRNNPNTSQNYRKEWAHGISAMYESGFTQGTVGFGVDAHGMLGLKLDSGNGTNGTGLLPTGSDGRSQDDYSYAGGAVKMQVSNTQLKYGNLFPTAPVFATGTARLFPGSAEGFQLTSSEIEGLNVDAGHFTSIRDGSASTNRHGEITTTYTGLASNSADYVGGSYSFTDNVSASLYGAELEDIWRQYYGNLNWNIPFSDSQALNLDFNVYRTTDKGDAIAGDLDTTAWSAAAAYSIGAHKFTLAYQKVNGDEPFDYISMDGQNSGDSIFLANSVQYSDFNGPNEKSIQVRYDLNMAQYGVPGLSFMARYITGDDVDGTKADPNGAFAGAIGEDGKEWERDIEAKYVVQEGAAKDLSIRIRHASWRANSDMAFFGSAGGTANDEIRVITEYPLDIL, encoded by the coding sequence ATGCAAGTGATGAAGTGGAGCGCACTGGCTCTGGCCGTGACCGCCGGTAGCATGCAGTTGGCATTCGCCAGCGCCCAGGAAGAGTCCAAGGGCTTCGTAGAAGACAGCAATCTGACTCTGCTGAACAAGAACTTCTTCTTCTACCGTGACTTCCGTAACAACCCGAACACCAGCCAGAACTACCGTAAAGAATGGGCCCATGGCATCAGTGCCATGTACGAGTCCGGCTTCACCCAAGGCACCGTTGGCTTCGGTGTTGATGCCCACGGCATGCTGGGTCTGAAACTGGACAGCGGCAATGGCACCAACGGTACCGGCCTGCTCCCGACCGGCTCCGACGGCCGCTCCCAGGACGATTACTCCTACGCTGGCGGCGCCGTTAAGATGCAGGTGTCCAACACCCAGCTGAAGTACGGCAACCTGTTCCCGACCGCTCCGGTATTCGCCACCGGTACCGCTCGCCTGTTCCCGGGCTCCGCTGAAGGCTTCCAGCTGACCAGCAGCGAGATCGAAGGCCTGAACGTCGACGCCGGCCACTTCACCTCCATCCGTGACGGCAGCGCCTCCACCAACCGCCACGGCGAAATCACCACCACCTACACCGGCCTCGCTAGCAACAGCGCTGACTACGTAGGCGGCTCCTACTCCTTCACCGACAACGTCAGCGCAAGCCTGTACGGTGCCGAGCTGGAAGACATCTGGCGTCAGTACTACGGCAACCTGAACTGGAACATTCCGTTCAGCGACAGCCAAGCCCTGAACCTGGACTTCAACGTCTACCGCACCACCGACAAGGGCGACGCCATCGCTGGCGACCTGGATACCACCGCCTGGTCCGCTGCCGCCGCCTACTCCATCGGCGCCCACAAGTTCACCCTGGCCTACCAGAAAGTGAACGGCGACGAGCCTTTCGACTACATCTCGATGGACGGCCAGAACTCCGGCGACTCCATCTTCCTGGCCAACTCCGTCCAGTACTCCGACTTCAACGGCCCGAACGAGAAGTCCATCCAGGTTCGCTACGACCTGAACATGGCTCAGTACGGTGTTCCGGGCCTGAGCTTCATGGCTCGCTACATCACCGGTGACGACGTTGACGGCACCAAGGCCGACCCGAACGGCGCCTTCGCGGGTGCAATTGGCGAAGACGGCAAGGAATGGGAACGCGACATCGAAGCCAAGTACGTGGTTCAGGAAGGCGCAGCTAAAGACCTGTCCATCCGCATTCGTCACGCCAGCTGGCGTGCCAACAGCGACATGGCCTTCTTCGGCTCCGCTGGCGGTACCGCGAACGACGAAATCCGCGTAATCACCGAGTACCCGCTGGATATCCTGTAA
- a CDS encoding HIT family protein translates to MFALDPRLQQDTLPIGDFPLCRLLLMNDAHYPWFILVPRREEVSELFQLGADEQRQLWQETTFLAETLKDTFGADKMNVATLGNVVSQLHMHVIVRRREDAAWPSPVWGRHPAVAYSSEQVAAIRAKLRMALADDFRFVEE, encoded by the coding sequence ATGTTCGCCCTGGACCCAAGACTTCAGCAGGACACCCTGCCCATCGGTGATTTTCCCCTGTGCCGGCTGCTGTTGATGAATGACGCCCACTATCCCTGGTTCATCCTGGTGCCGCGCCGCGAAGAGGTCAGCGAGCTGTTCCAGCTCGGCGCTGACGAGCAGCGCCAGCTCTGGCAGGAAACCACTTTCCTCGCCGAGACCCTCAAGGACACCTTTGGTGCCGACAAGATGAACGTCGCGACCCTCGGCAATGTGGTCAGCCAGTTGCACATGCACGTAATCGTGCGCCGTCGCGAGGATGCGGCCTGGCCGTCCCCGGTCTGGGGGCGTCATCCGGCGGTGGCGTACTCGTCCGAGCAGGTCGCTGCCATTCGTGCCAAGCTGCGCATGGCGCTGGCCGATGATTTCCGCTTTGTGGAGGAGTGA
- a CDS encoding proline--tRNA ligase has product MRTSQYLLSTLKETPTDAVVISHQLLLRAGMIRKLASGLYTWLPMGLRVLRKVEAVVREEMNAAGALEVLMPAVQPAELWQESGRWQQYGPELLRLKDRHEREFCVGPTHEEVITDMARNELNSYKQLPLNFYQIQTKFRDEIRPRFGLMRGREFVMKDAYSFHMNQESLQETYDRMHQAYCNVFSRLGLDFRPVLADTGSIGGTGSHEFHVLAESGEDDIAFSDSSDYAANVEKAEALPRETERPAPSQELKLVDTPNTKTIADLVENFGLAIEKTIKTLVVHGAEEGTLVALIIRGDHELNEIKAANLPQIANPLVFASEAELRQAIGAGAGSLGPLNLPLACVVDRSVALMSDFAIGANIDDKHYFGVNWERDLPLPEVADLRNVVAGDPSPDGKGTLVIKRGIEVGHIFQLGTKYSEAMKLSVLSEQGKPVTLIMGCYGIGVSRVVAAAIEQNYDERGILWPEALAPFQVALVPLKYETPAVKEATDKLYAELRAAGVDVLLDDRDKKTSPGVKFADMELIGIPHRIVVSERGLAEGNLEYKNRRETDNQAVALTEVLSFITARVNR; this is encoded by the coding sequence ATGCGTACCAGTCAGTACCTGCTGTCTACCCTCAAGGAAACCCCCACCGATGCCGTGGTGATCAGCCACCAGTTGCTGCTGCGCGCCGGCATGATCCGCAAGCTCGCTTCCGGCCTCTACACCTGGCTGCCAATGGGCCTGCGTGTTCTGCGCAAGGTCGAGGCGGTGGTCCGCGAAGAGATGAATGCCGCTGGTGCGCTGGAAGTATTGATGCCCGCCGTGCAGCCCGCCGAACTGTGGCAGGAGTCCGGTCGTTGGCAGCAGTACGGCCCCGAGCTGCTGCGCCTGAAGGATCGCCATGAGCGCGAGTTCTGCGTCGGCCCGACCCACGAAGAAGTCATCACCGACATGGCGCGCAATGAGCTGAACAGCTACAAGCAGCTGCCGCTCAACTTCTACCAGATCCAGACCAAGTTCCGTGACGAGATCCGTCCGCGCTTCGGCCTGATGCGCGGCCGCGAGTTTGTGATGAAGGATGCCTACTCCTTCCACATGAACCAGGAGTCGCTGCAGGAAACCTACGACCGCATGCACCAGGCGTACTGCAACGTGTTCAGCCGCCTGGGCCTGGATTTCCGCCCCGTACTGGCCGACACCGGCTCCATCGGCGGCACCGGTTCCCACGAGTTCCACGTGCTGGCCGAGTCCGGTGAAGACGACATCGCCTTCAGCGACAGCTCCGATTACGCCGCCAACGTCGAGAAGGCCGAAGCCCTGCCCCGCGAGACCGAGCGTCCCGCGCCGAGCCAGGAGCTGAAGCTGGTCGACACCCCGAACACCAAGACCATCGCCGACCTGGTGGAAAACTTCGGTCTGGCGATCGAGAAGACCATCAAGACCCTGGTGGTCCACGGCGCCGAGGAAGGCACCCTGGTGGCGTTGATCATTCGTGGCGATCACGAACTGAACGAAATCAAGGCTGCCAACCTGCCCCAGATCGCCAACCCGCTGGTGTTCGCCAGCGAAGCCGAACTGCGCCAGGCCATCGGTGCCGGTGCCGGCTCGCTCGGCCCGCTGAACCTGCCGCTGGCCTGCGTAGTCGACCGTTCCGTCGCCCTGATGAGCGACTTCGCCATCGGCGCCAACATCGACGACAAGCACTACTTCGGCGTGAACTGGGAGCGCGACCTGCCGCTGCCGGAAGTCGCCGACCTGCGCAACGTGGTCGCTGGCGACCCGAGCCCGGACGGCAAGGGCACCCTGGTGATCAAGCGCGGCATCGAAGTGGGCCACATCTTCCAGCTGGGCACCAAGTACAGCGAAGCCATGAAGCTGAGCGTGCTGAGCGAGCAAGGCAAGCCGGTGACCCTGATCATGGGCTGCTATGGCATCGGCGTGTCCCGCGTGGTCGCCGCCGCCATCGAGCAGAACTACGACGAGCGCGGCATCCTCTGGCCGGAAGCCCTGGCGCCCTTCCAGGTCGCCCTGGTGCCGCTCAAGTACGAGACCCCGGCAGTCAAGGAAGCGACCGACAAGCTCTACGCCGAACTGCGCGCTGCGGGCGTCGACGTGCTGCTGGACGACCGTGACAAGAAGACCAGCCCCGGCGTGAAGTTCGCCGACATGGAGCTGATCGGCATTCCGCACCGCATCGTGGTGAGCGAGCGTGGCCTGGCCGAAGGCAACCTGGAATACAAGAACCGCCGTGAGACCGACAACCAGGCTGTAGCGCTCACTGAGGTTCTGTCCTTCATCACTGCCCGCGTGAATCGCTGA
- a CDS encoding PilZ domain-containing protein, giving the protein MTLDALRLEVPDILEENSTPLASVPTLLAQARQLPQDSALQQVLAHLFRLNRSALTLLERQRVLQSFSEEFRHYTLAAQDRDMPSGTFVKLCNELACGFKRLLLQILQGHQPSRPHLAWCLYMAQHFLAQTQLRHYQLYQEPNPGLWRDSHLLYWIGEHQHCLDEPVAAAFRPTPANTLRGLYQQMLLLALSNPFHLSEGECPLLFGALAPVAGLARLLPWDEDDENGSPTVDLTESQPCLPLDQQPDGANSYLRRFELGALLIALHEPSPLRSESEHELLERVRQHWLGRQQRRHPRTEQAGNCQLVVGLSSIHADLLAKHPGRSGAQMLDASPGGARLLCNSDLTSQLPVGQLVLVQTQSTPVLALVRWRYQNTEGLHLGVRYLKGLPRPVWLRRAPSAQTHPGVLQSTPEPGNGWHHGLWLPGKQFVEGENLWLQLASVHNQAIVPLPAPNLFTSLVARYPLQLA; this is encoded by the coding sequence ATGACGCTGGATGCCTTGCGCCTGGAAGTGCCGGACATTCTTGAAGAGAACAGCACTCCACTGGCAAGCGTGCCGACGCTCCTCGCACAGGCCCGCCAACTCCCTCAGGATAGTGCCCTGCAGCAGGTCCTGGCTCATTTGTTCAGGCTCAATCGCAGCGCTCTGACCTTACTCGAAAGGCAGCGCGTGCTGCAAAGTTTCAGCGAGGAGTTCCGCCACTACACCCTGGCCGCCCAGGACCGGGATATGCCATCCGGTACCTTCGTCAAGCTCTGCAACGAGCTGGCCTGCGGCTTCAAACGCCTGTTGCTGCAGATTCTCCAGGGCCACCAGCCATCGCGTCCGCACCTGGCCTGGTGCCTATACATGGCGCAGCACTTCCTCGCCCAGACCCAATTACGCCACTACCAGCTCTATCAGGAGCCGAACCCCGGGCTCTGGCGCGACAGCCATCTGTTGTACTGGATCGGCGAGCACCAGCATTGCCTGGACGAACCGGTAGCCGCCGCCTTCCGCCCCACACCGGCCAACACCCTTCGCGGGCTCTACCAGCAGATGCTGCTGCTTGCCCTGAGCAATCCCTTTCACCTGAGCGAAGGCGAATGCCCGCTTCTGTTCGGCGCCCTGGCACCGGTCGCCGGCCTGGCGCGACTGCTGCCGTGGGACGAGGACGACGAGAACGGCAGCCCGACCGTCGACCTGACCGAGTCCCAGCCCTGTCTGCCGCTGGACCAGCAGCCCGATGGCGCCAATTCCTACCTGCGTCGCTTTGAATTGGGCGCCCTGCTGATCGCCCTGCACGAGCCCTCGCCACTGCGCAGCGAGAGCGAGCACGAACTCCTGGAAAGGGTCCGCCAGCACTGGCTGGGACGACAGCAACGCCGCCATCCCCGTACCGAACAGGCCGGAAACTGCCAGCTGGTGGTGGGCCTGAGTTCCATCCATGCCGACCTGCTGGCAAAACACCCCGGTCGCTCTGGCGCACAGATGCTCGATGCCAGCCCCGGCGGTGCCCGCCTGCTCTGCAATAGCGACCTGACGAGCCAATTGCCGGTAGGCCAACTGGTGCTGGTACAGACCCAGAGCACACCGGTCCTCGCGCTGGTGCGCTGGCGTTACCAGAACACCGAGGGCCTGCACCTCGGCGTGCGCTACCTCAAGGGCCTGCCCCGCCCGGTCTGGCTGCGCCGTGCGCCCAGCGCCCAGACACACCCCGGCGTCCTGCAAAGCACGCCCGAGCCCGGCAATGGCTGGCATCATGGCCTCTGGCTGCCGGGCAAGCAGTTCGTCGAAGGTGAGAACCTCTGGCTGCAGCTGGCCAGCGTCCACAACCAGGCCATCGTCCCGCTACCGGCCCCCAATCTCTTCACCTCGCTGGTGGCGCGCTATCCCCTGCAGCTTGCCTGA
- a CDS encoding SlyX family protein yields the protein MSLEMRIADLESRLAFQDDTIQTLNDILVEQQRLVDRLQLQVTALARRQEELLSQFGSNEDEAPPPHY from the coding sequence ATGAGTCTGGAAATGCGCATCGCTGACCTGGAGAGCCGACTTGCCTTCCAGGACGACACCATTCAGACCCTCAACGACATCCTGGTCGAGCAGCAGCGTCTGGTGGATCGCCTGCAGCTCCAGGTGACGGCCCTTGCCCGGCGCCAGGAAGAGCTCCTCAGCCAGTTCGGGTCGAACGAGGACGAGGCGCCGCCGCCTCACTATTGA
- a CDS encoding DUF2069 domain-containing protein encodes MAKKPKKLPELDWLAPRMSASRVVSLASFIALAVLLTVNTLFFADLHGARTWVVLAILLVPLALLAPGMILGNARAHAWACFVVNLYFIQGVLAAIDPARSLFGWLEAGLSLLLFCAALLYTRWRFQYNRKLAGE; translated from the coding sequence GTGGCTAAAAAACCCAAGAAACTGCCGGAACTGGACTGGCTGGCGCCGCGCATGTCGGCCAGCCGGGTAGTCAGCCTGGCGAGCTTCATCGCCCTGGCCGTACTGCTGACGGTGAATACCCTGTTCTTCGCCGACCTCCACGGCGCGCGGACCTGGGTGGTGCTGGCCATCCTGCTGGTCCCCCTGGCGCTGCTCGCCCCCGGCATGATCCTCGGCAACGCCCGCGCCCATGCCTGGGCCTGCTTCGTGGTGAACCTCTACTTCATCCAGGGCGTCCTCGCCGCCATCGACCCCGCGCGTAGCCTGTTCGGCTGGCTGGAAGCCGGCCTCAGCCTGCTGCTGTTCTGCGCGGCGCTGCTCTACACGCGCTGGCGCTTCCAGTACAACCGCAAACTCGCCGGGGAGTGA
- a CDS encoding PaaI family thioesterase → MTAEQVEALIRNGVPMAEDIDLRIERMDEQGALARVPFQPRLVRPGGTLSGPTIMALADAAMYAVVLGRLGKVEMAVTSNLNINFLARPKPVDLLAEARILKLGRRQAVCEVSLYSQGAEEDLVAHVTGTYALPLVD, encoded by the coding sequence CTGACAGCGGAGCAGGTAGAGGCGCTCATTCGCAATGGGGTACCGATGGCGGAAGACATCGACCTGCGGATCGAGCGGATGGACGAACAGGGAGCGCTGGCGCGCGTGCCCTTCCAGCCCAGGTTGGTGCGACCGGGAGGAACCTTGTCCGGTCCGACCATCATGGCGCTGGCCGATGCTGCCATGTACGCGGTCGTGTTGGGCCGCCTGGGCAAAGTCGAAATGGCGGTGACATCCAACTTGAATATCAACTTCCTGGCTCGGCCCAAACCTGTGGATCTGCTTGCCGAGGCGAGGATTCTTAAACTCGGTCGTCGTCAGGCGGTATGTGAAGTTTCACTTTATTCACAAGGGGCGGAAGAGGATCTCGTTGCCCATGTGACCGGCACTTATGCGTTGCCATTGGTTGATTAA